The DNA segment TTGCTCTGGCTCAGCGCGCACATCGAACGCAGGCCGCTTCCCGTGCTCGTCGCGGCCCGCTGGCTGCCAGCTGGAGGAACGGTCGGTTCGCTGCTGGCAGGCACATTGCGGTGGCCTCGGGTGTTGTTTCTCGTCGCGTCGACCATCGGCGTGACATTGTGGTCGACCTACGCGGTGCTGCTCGGCTACCTCGGTGGCGCGATCATGCGGGAGCCGGTGGTGAGCTTCGCGTTGTCGGCGGGCCTCGCGCTCGTGCTCGGCTCGGTGGCCGCGGCTGTGCTGCGCAGGCGGGCAGGGCATGATCTCGGCTATGCGCGCCGAACGACTGGTCGCCCTGCTGTTCACACTCCAGAGCAGGCGTAACGCGACCGTTCCCGAACTGGCGACCGCGCTAGGGGTCTCCGAGCGGACGATGCACCGCGACATCGCCGCGTTGCAGGCATCGGGTGTTCCCTTGTGGACGGAGCAGGGACGGCACGGGGGTGTCCGGCTCGTCGAGGGCTGGCGATCCAGGCTCGACGGCCTCACCTCGCGCGAGGCCGTGGCGATCTTCGCGATGGGCGTGCCGAGGGCACTCGCCGAACTCGGCCTCGGCACCGCCGTTTCGGCCGCACACGCCAAACTCGCCGCGACGTTGCCCGCCCCGCTGCGGGAACAGGCCCAGCACCTCGCACAGCGATTCCATCTCGACGCGCCTGGCTGGTTCCGAGGCGAGGACGACACGGAACACCTCGCGGCCGTTGCCACCGCGGTGTGGGAACAGCGGCGAACCCGGATCGGCTACCGGCGTGGCGGCGATGTCGTCGAGCGGGACGCCGACCCGCTCGGCCTGGTCCTGAAGGCGGGGGTCTGGTATCTCGTGGCGAAGGTCGGCGCCGACATTCGCACGTACCGGGCAAGCCGGATCGTCGGCACGACCGACCTCGGCGAGCGATTCGAGCGGCCTGCCGACTTCGACCTGGCCAGCTGGTGGCAGACCTCGTCCGTCCAATTCGAACGGTCACTGCGAACACAGCGCGTGCGGTTGCGGTTGAGTGCGGCAGGCGTGCGTGCGCTTCCCGCCATCCTCGACACCGACCAGGCTCGCGAAGCCCTTGAGCAAGCCGGAAAACCCGGCGACGAGTGGACCGAGATCGAACTGGAGATGGAGGACATTCCCATCGCCGTCTCCCAGTTACTCGGCCTCGGCGCCGAAGTGGAGGTCCTCGCCCCACCCGCCGCGCGCTCCGCCTTCGCCGAGGCCGCGCGGCGGATGGCGGAACTTCACCGGTAACCGGT comes from the Prauserella marina genome and includes:
- a CDS encoding helix-turn-helix transcriptional regulator; protein product: MRAERLVALLFTLQSRRNATVPELATALGVSERTMHRDIAALQASGVPLWTEQGRHGGVRLVEGWRSRLDGLTSREAVAIFAMGVPRALAELGLGTAVSAAHAKLAATLPAPLREQAQHLAQRFHLDAPGWFRGEDDTEHLAAVATAVWEQRRTRIGYRRGGDVVERDADPLGLVLKAGVWYLVAKVGADIRTYRASRIVGTTDLGERFERPADFDLASWWQTSSVQFERSLRTQRVRLRLSAAGVRALPAILDTDQAREALEQAGKPGDEWTEIELEMEDIPIAVSQLLGLGAEVEVLAPPAARSAFAEAARRMAELHR
- a CDS encoding DedA family protein, with translation MDASTVSLVVLFVISVVPFVPTEVTLVGMGVLAADQDTSIAPIILVAASGCLLGDYLLYATGRKTGGAALTRLRRRPSVEAGLLWLSAHIERRPLPVLVAARWLPAGGTVGSLLAGTLRWPRVLFLVASTIGVTLWSTYAVLLGYLGGAIMREPVVSFALSAGLALVLGSVAAAVLRRRAGHDLGYARRTTGRPAVHTPEQA